In one Conger conger chromosome 5, fConCon1.1, whole genome shotgun sequence genomic region, the following are encoded:
- the LOC133129110 gene encoding elongation factor 2b-like, with product MVNFTVDQIRAIMDKKSNIRNMSVIAHVDHGKSTLTDSLVSKAGIIASARAGETRFTDTRKDEQERCITIKSTAISMYYELSENDLAFIKQGKEGPGFLINLIDSPGHVDFSSEVTAALRVTDGALVVVDCVSGVSVQTETVLRQAIAERIKPVLMMNKLDRALLELQLAPEELFQTFQRILENVNVIISTYGEDETGPMGGIMMDPVVGTVGFGSGLHGWAFTLKQFAEMYVSKFSAKGDAQLGPAEHCQRVEDMMKKLWGDRFFDPASGKFSKSPTGPGGKKLPRTFVQLVLDPIFKVFDAIMSFRKEEAARLMEKLGVRLDGEDREKEGKPLLKAVMRRWLPAGEALLQMITIHLPSPVTAQRYRCELLYEGPGDDEAAMGIKNCDPKAPLIMYISKMVPTTDKGRFYAFGRVFSGCVSTGLKVRIMGPNFTPGKKEDLYVKPIQRTILMMGRYVEPIEDVPCGNIVGLVGVDQYLVKTGTITTYEQAHNMRVMKFSVSPVVRVAVEAKNPADLPKLVEGLKRLAKSDPMVQCFIEESGEHIVAGAGELHLEICLKDLEEDHACIPIKKSDPVVSYRETVSEESSQVCLAKSNNKHNRLYMRARPFPDGLAEDVEKGGVTARQEPKARARYLADRYEWEMSEARKIWCFGPDGTGPNVLLDVTKGVQYLTEVKDSVVAGFQWATKEGALCEENMRAVRFDIHDVTLHSDSTHRGGAQIIPTTRRVLYACELTAQPRLMEPVYLVEIQCPEHVVGGIYGVLNRKRGHVFEETQVMGTPMFVVKAYMPVNESFGFTAELRSSTGGQAFPQCVFNHWQILQGDPWDPASKPAAVVRETRKRKGLKEGIPALENYLDKL from the exons ATG GTGAACTTCACCGTGGACCAGATCCGCGCCATCATGGACAAGAAGTCCAACATCCGGAACATGTCCGTCATCGCGCACGTGGACCACGGAAAGTCCACGCTGACGGACTCTCTGGTGTCCAAGGCCGGAATCATCGCCTCTGCGCGCGCGGGGGAGACGCGCTTCACGGACACGCGCAAAGACGAGCAGGAACGCTGCATTACCATCAAATCCAC GGCGATCTCCATGTACTACGAGCTGAGCGAGAACGACCTGGCCTTCATCAAACAGGGCAAAGAGGGCCCCGGCTTCCTCATCAACCTCATCGACTCCCCCGGGCACGTGGACTTCTCCTCCGAGGTCACGGCCGCCCTGCGGGTCACCGACGGGGCCCTGGTGGTCGTGGACTGCGTTTCGG GCGTGAGCGTGCAGACGGAGACGGTCCTCCGGCAGGCCATCGCCGAGCGCATCAAGCCCGTCCTGATGATGAACAAGCTGGACCGCGCCCtgctggagctgcagctggCGCCCGAGGAGCTGTTCCAGACCTTCCAGCGCATCCTGGAGAACGTCAACGTCATCATCTCCACCTACGGCGAGGACGAGACCGGGCCCATGGGCGGCATCATG ATGGACCCGGTCGTGGGCACGGTGGGGTTTGGGTCCGGCCTGCACGGCTGGGCCTTCACGCTGAAGCAGTTTGCTGAGATGTACGTCAGCAAGTTCAGCGCCAAGGGCGACGCCCAGCTGGGGCCCGCGGAACACTGCCAGAGGGTGGAGGACATGATGAAGAAGCTCTGGGGAGACAG GTTTTTTGATCCGGCTTCCGGAAAGTTCAGCAAGTCCCCGACCGGCCCTGGCGGGAAGAAGCTGCCCCGTACTTTCGTCCAGCTAGTCCTGGACCCCATCTTcaag GTGTTTGACGCCATCATGAGCTTCAGGAAGGAGGAGGCGGCGCGGCTGATGGAGAAGCTGGGCGTGCGGCTGGATGGCGAGGACCGGGAGAAGGAGGGCAAGCCCCTGCTGAAGGCCGTGATGCGTCGCTGGCTCCCCGCGGGCGAGGCCCTGCTCCAGATGATCACCATCCACCTGCCCTCCCCCGTCACCGCCCAGCGCTACCGCTGCGAGCTGCTGTACGAGGGGCCCGGGGACGACGAGGCCGCCATGG GCATTAAGAACTGCGACCCCAAGGCCCCGCTGATCATGTACATTTCCAAGATGGTGCCCACCACGGACAAGGGCCGCTTCTACGCCTTCGGAAGGGTGTTCTCCGGCTGCGTCTCCACCGGCCTGAAGGTGCGCATCATGGGGCCAAACTTCACCCCCGGGAAGAAGGAGGACCTGTACGTCAAACCCATTCAGAG GACCATCCTGATGATGGGGCGCTACGTGGAGCCCATCGAGGACGTGCCGTGCGGGAACATCGTGGGCCTGGTGGGCGTGGACCAGTACCTGGTGAAGACCGGCACCATCACCACCTACGAGCAGGCCCACAACATGAGGGTGATGAAGTTCAGCGTCAGCCCCGTGGTGAGGGTGGCGGTGGAGGCCAAGAACCCGGCCGACCTGCCCAAGCTGGTGGAGGGCCTGAAGCGGCTGGCCAAGTCGGACCCCATGGTGCAGTGCTTCATCGAGGAGTCGGGCGAGCACATCGTCGCCGGCGCCGGGGAGCTGCACCTGGAGATCTGCCTGAAGGACCTGGAGGAAGACCACGCCTGCATCCCAATCAAG AAATCTGACCCCGTGGTGTCGTACCGAGAGACGGTGAGCGAGGAGTCCAGCCAGGTCTGCCTGGCCAAGTCCAACAACAAGCACAACCGGCTGTACATGAGGGCGCGGCCCTTCCCCGACGGGCTGGCGGAGGACGTGGAGAAGGGCGGCGTGACAGCGCGGCAGGAGCCGAAGGCCCGCGCCCGCTACCTGGCCGACAGGTACGAGTGGGAGATGAGCGAGGCCCGCAAGATCTGGTGCTTCGGCCCCGACGGGACGGGACCCAACGTGCTGCTGGACGTCACCAAGGGGGTGCAGTACCTGACCGAGGTCAAGGACAGCGTGGTGGCTGGGTTCCAGTGGGCGACCAAGGAG GGGGCGCTCTGCGAGGAGAACATGCGCGCCGTGCGCTTCGACATCCACGACGTGACGCTGCACTCTGACTCCACCCACCGCGGGGGTGCGCAGATCATCCCCACCACCCGCAGGGTGCTGTACGCCTGCGAGCTCACCGCCCAGCCCCGCCTCATGGAGCCCGTCTACCTGGTGgagatacag TGCCCGGAGCACGTTGTGGGCGGGATCTATGGCGTGCTGAACAGGAAGCGCGGTCACGTGTTCGAGGAGACGCAGGTGATGGGCACGCCCATGTTCGTCGTCAAGGCCTACATGCCTGTCAACGAGTCCTTCG gtTTCACAGCAGAACTGCGCTCCAGCACGGGCGGACAGGCCTTCCCGCAGTGCGTGTTCAACCACTGGCAGATCCTCCAGGGAGACCCCTGGGACCCCGCCTCCAAGCCCGCTGCGGTCGTCAGGGAAACCAGGAAACGCAAGGGTCTGAAGGAGGGCATCCCGGCCCTGGAGAACTACCTGGACAAACTGTAA
- the LOC133128983 gene encoding uncharacterized protein LOC133128983 — MAVQGIVFPKFSQHEVLPSSPNTRSPEASPHEVPPFVFSPCEVPPFVFSPCEVPPFVFSPCEVPPFVFSPCEVPPFVFSPCEVPPFVFSPCEVPPFVFSPCEVPPFVFSHCEVPPFVFSPCEVPPFVFSPCEVPPFVFSPCEVPPFVFSPCEVPPFVFSPCEVPPT, encoded by the exons ATGGCGGTGCAGGGGATAGT GTTCCCCAAGTTCTCCCAACACGAGGTTCTCCCAAGTTCTCCCAACACAAGGTCCCCCGAGGCCTCCCCACATGAGGTTCCCCCGTTTGTGTTCTCCCCCTGTGAGGTTCCCCCGTTTGTGTTCTCCCCCTGTGAGGTTCCCCCGTTTGTGTTCTCCCCCTGTGAGGTTCCCCCGTTTGTGTTCTCCCCCTGTGAGGTTCCCCCGTTTGTGTTCTCCCCCTGTGAGGTTCCCCCGTTTGTGTTCTCCCCCTGTGAGGTTCCCCCGTTTGTGTTCTCCCCCTGTGAGGTTCCCCCTTTTGTGTTCTCCCACTGTGAGGTTCCCCCGTTTGTGTTCTCCCCCTGTGAGGTTCCCCCGTTTGTGTTCTCCCCCTGTGAGGTTCCCCCGTTTGTGTTCTCCCCCTGTGAGGTTCCCCCGTTTGTGTTCTCCCCCTGTGAGGTTCCCCCGTTTGTGTTCTCCCCCTGTGAGGTTCCCCCCACCTAA